The following coding sequences are from one Camarhynchus parvulus chromosome 1, STF_HiC, whole genome shotgun sequence window:
- the AKAP11 gene encoding A-kinase anchor protein 11 isoform X3, giving the protein MDTYARAQGNRMKSRISVEKSFGESILQSMKSLLHSRKELCNVSAEECLNQEEQDHYIEITFIGFAEGMGTAHLQELSAVSVELPDVLKSLQLRKLKENEAVFLKDVKKTLAKPYVMKHQNQLPEVFCVMRLSPSFPRIKADYIFTLLSKYTAGIRYAVEINSSQKHQTETTHGEDDDTNQSVSSIEDDFVTAFEHLDEDEPSKILSAGTCSFSSQNHRDAASQTVPAQCLEAVDSKIVVGSAHRKSSARSSTLIDILGLKERSSVKNSVTTSISDPWIQRSFYKPYNPSDQGVNFLRKTLFSSSPAESSESDCSSPSPIIFLDEEGYQKSLKAKLQLPKIPVIKDDIEDSDSEVSEFFDSFDRFDELEQALENSCKIIRDPILGNPAQKRRTAHEKLSSASITMNPQKFKFDRPTLPANVKKPTPRKPESPYSSIFEVPDSPRPVRTSGEENGGFFSPIRTSAFSPLGSCGSSECLCRINLGGEGTGQSHRDAAYNSYSAYADSVSCEILGSVLFSESSSEQMCAESDSKHRRVTLKEKKRQAADLKMKTSKEPVKQTKSKHKSLMIRDSIQKFATELVEKSFGSAFKDLQKGVSSCTNALCHLAARLTSSVFQMAFYEIGRRRAISLKERAINGIANFLVSEAITGALKELRQVKKQIFNNTVARFAADLAEELVFEGIMEVCQFSYPSTPTAQSSSFDYENKVVRSYARDLSESVIQEAFIELSQVDVTFTTQAAISVSMDNIKYVSAESMLESTQTSTVAPNFNDRVTQKPIQDSKKEYTVQQALFCTSGVVSSIPVPLAGRALCQQQVSSHAYKVKVSTVPNADDSTKIVKDSTHPFFPSRTREEEVASFRNIYLTSDHSQSTESTPSLFCNQNDTKLTNNRSGMNNNSQLTSGSKGINTFSGTMVDLIVNEAYETITSSRVTKAVEEYSDFLTRKVIDKKPYVQGTGEDTPKSMFADHLAKYVIKQSVEESKTVLCNTSENLTCNVSSQTYRDTNQKEQCVIKKQEAEKQNNVSIIVEQQQLPLNNPCKFLTPTHSVQYILQSKDCWQEQKGNNFSSKSPPPCSTVTFARHVLEDCTDTGSCSITCLNKPSKKSDTQKLSAGALNFRQTDCFLHANSLPSEMFGSEGALQRDEKSSLKHGNTCLMPDTPPPTPLVPCQGSSERNLRKLSKKLKGELAKEFAPATPPSTPYNPSTTDSSETEHDSLENEEFMLKLMWSLSEEVDSSEDEDHSEMPVERGEHSAETIQYADCLASHIISVATEMAASHLGGKTNEREAGRQAPLEMQKKRCRYTAFVNIPEETCNSLWNYAGDMAGKVINEAKKVVKSRHCKLLRLKRVNCQVDCFYVSKGNKDGNSKEWCGPVQDQWLGERDSSGLPLPQGSGTTGLTSKYPSCESVTDEYADHVIRVLKREGGNAELLVDQYASRLAYRSIKSGLQQAARKTKFRYSRKTFPGQNAQVNGKLEVIKAGNKDAVQQVKSSIHRCEGQMFERSVCTQRMECTELLHFSESLAHSITCDVRKKLKMSGACLPKSLTDSCLYKKTEFDEVTGDLIKTKFSRTFLPFSPDHKLYHSTGNINENGYSEGIIQAIEQYARKVADDTLEMSLESAVLHVAENRKNGDKLSHTEKLSPFPGTVCRCCSMKEHRNCTESMSHHLPAQGSCIPVRRFLHSGLGGACQNSRVFQLDIPKIHVDVEQRTVFSDKGATAAVEKAERELSYTSLTADSGIGQDGVSFAESLTTEIMTSAMTNIGQAVTISSVGREGFHSVESVVSQQMSLSIGDDSTGSWSNLSFEDEHPDESSSFLHLSDSDGTEDKDEDSKDAVEVLEQVQKTLSIMNIDLEPNLVDPQLRAALQWLAASETEVSDLHFCDTAAREFVFLSRRLRERDWKVGDLLQAVLKYCEMIETTSDGEQALSKSLVSWLLENV; this is encoded by the exons attaCATTTATAGGTTTTGCAGAAGGGATGGGAACTGCTCACTTGCAG gaGTTATCAGCTGTTTCTGTAGAGCTTCCAGATGTTCTGAAATCTCTCCAGTTGCGCAAACTAAAAGAAAACGAGGCTGTGTTTCTAAAAGACGTAAAGAAAACCTTGGCAAAACCTTATGTCATGAAACATCAG AATCAGCTTCCCGAAGTGTTTTGTGTGATGAGACTGTCTCCTTCATTCCCAAGGATCAAAGCTGATTATATATTCACCTTGCTAAGCAAGTATACTGCAGGCATAAGATATGCAGTGGAAATCAACTCTTCACAAAAACATCAAACAGAGACCACCCATGGAGAAGATGATGACACAAATCAGTCAGTTTCTTCAATTGAAGATGATTTTGTCACTGCTTTTGAACACTTAGATGAAGATGAACCTTCAAAGATCCTAAGTGCTG GTACGTGCAGCTTTTCTTCTCAAAACCATCGAGATGCTGCTTCACAGACTGTCCCTGCTCAATGTTTAGAAGCTGTTGACTCAAAGATTGTTGTGGGTTCTGCACATCGAAAATCATCTGCCAGATCTTCTACTTTGATAGATATTTTGGGACTTAAGGAGCGGTCCTCAGTAAAGAATTCAGTTACAACCTCAATTTCTGATCCCTGGATACAAAGGAGTTTCTATAAGCCATATAATCCTTCTGATCAAGGTGTTAATTTTTTACGCAAAacattgttttcttcctctccagccGAATCCTCTGAGTCAGATTGCTCCAGCCCAAGCCCCATCATCTTCTTAGATGAAGAAGGGTATCAAAAAAGCTTGAAGGCGAAACTTCAGCTGCCAAAAATTCCAGTAATAAAAGATGATATAGAGGATTCAGACTCAGAAGTGAGTGAATTTTTTGATAGTTTTGATCGGTTTGATGAGCTGGAACAAGCTTTGGAAAACTCTTGTAAAATTATTAGGGATCCCATCCTAGGGAATCCTGCCCAGAAAAGGAGGACTGCACatgaaaaattatcttctgCAAGCATTACAATGAACCCTCAGAAATTCAAGTTTGATCGTCCCACTCTGCCAGCCAATGTAAAGAAGCCAACTCCTCGTAAGCCAGAGTCACCATACAGCAGCATCTTCGAGGTCCCGGATTCCCCTCGCCCCGTTAGAACATCAGGGGAGGAGAATGGGGGCTTCTTCAGCCCCATTAGAACATCAGCCTTCAGCCCCCTGGGGAGCTGCGGTTCCTCCGAATGCCTGTGTCGAATTAATCTTGGTGGAGAGGGCACGGGTCAAAGTCACCGTGATGCAGCCTATAACAGCTACTCAGCATATGCTGACAGTGTTTCGTGTGAAATACTGggttctgttcttttttctgaGTCCTCATCAGAGCAAATGTGTGCAGAGAGTGATTCAAAACACAGAAGGGTGActttaaaagagaagaagaggCAAGCTGCAGATCTCAAAATGAAAACTAGTAAGGAGCCAGTGAAGCAAACAAAATCTAAACATAAGTCACTAATGATAAGAGATAGCATTCAAAAGTTTGCAACTGAATTGGTTGAAAAAAGTTTCGGCAGTGCATTTAAGGATCTCCAAAAAGGTGTTTCTTCATGCACAAATGCACTTTGCCATTTGGCTGCTAGGTTGACTTCTTCAGTCTTTCAAATGGCTTTTTATGAGATTGGAAGACGTAGAGCAATCTCGCTGAAGGAGCGTGCCATTAATGGCATTGCAAACTTTTTGGTGAGCGAAGCTATAACCGGTGCTTTGAAAGAACTGCGTCAGgtaaagaaacaaatatttaacaACACTGTTGCACGATTTGCAGCAGACCTTGCTGAAGAGCTTGTGTTTGAAGGAATCATGGAAGTATGCCAGTTTTCATATCCATCAACACCTACTGCACAATCCTCATCCTTTGATTATGAAAACAAAGTGGTAAGATCCTATGCCCGAGATTTGTCTGAATCTGTCATTCAGGAGGCATTTATTGAACTATCTCAGGTTGATGTGACCTTCACAACACAAGCAGCCATTAGCGTTTCCATGGACAATATCAAATATGTAAGTGCAGAAAGTATGTTAGAGTCAACACAGACTTCCACAGTTGCTCCTAATTTTAATGATAGGGTAACACAAAAGCCAATCCAAGACTCCAAGAAGGAATATACTGTACAGCAGGCTCTATTTTGTACCTCAGGTGTTGTGAGTTCAATACCTGTGCCCTTAGCTGGAAGAGCCCTTTGTCAGCAGCAGGTTTCCTCTCATGCTTACAAAGTGAAAGTATCCACTGTTCCAAATGCTGATGACAGTACTAAAATAGTCAAAGACTCCACTCATCCATTTTTCCCAAGCAGAACGAGAGAGGAGGAAGTTgcttctttcagaaatatttatctaaCTTCAGATCACAGTCAAAGTACGGAAAGTACTCCATCCCTCTTCTGTAATCAGAATGATACCAAACTAACAAATAACAGATCTGGAATGAACAATAATTCACAATTAACAAGTGGGTCAAAAGGCATTAATACTTTCTCTGGAACTATGGTAGATTTGATAGTAAATGAAGCTTATGAAACCATAACGTCATCTAGAGTAACAAAAGCAGTAGAAGAGTATTCAGattttttaacaagaaaagTAATAGATAAAAAACCTTATGTGCAAGGTACTGGTGAAGACACCCCCAAGAGCATGTTTGCAGATCATTTGGCCAAGTATGTAATAAAACAATCTGTGGAAGAAAGTAAAACTGTGTTATGCAACACCAGTGAGAATTTAACATGTAATGTGAGCTCACAGACTTACAGAGATACCAATCAAAAAGAACAATGTGTGATAAAGAAGCAAGAGGCTGAGAAGCAAAATAACGTTTCTATAATTGTGGAACAACAACAGTTGCCTTTGAATAATCCATGTAAATTTCTTACTCCAACTCACTCTGTTCAGTATATTTTACAATCTAAAGATTGTTGGCaggaacaaaaaggaaacaatttttcttcaaaatcgCCACCGCCTTGTTCCACTGTGACTTTTGCTAGGCATGTTCTAGAGGACTGTACTGACACAGGAAGCTGTTCAATAACATGCTTAAACAAGCCTTCCAAAAAAAGTGATACCCAGAAACTATCAGCAGGAGCTTTGAATTTCAGGCAGACTGATTGTTTTCTGCATGCAAATAGCTTGCCTTCAGAGATGTTTGGCAGTGAAGGTGCTTTGCAGAGGGACGAAAAATCAAGCCTGAAACATGGAAATACCTGTTTAATGCCTGACACGCCCCCACCAACTCCTCTAGTACCATGTCAAGGTAGTTCTGAAAGGAATCTAAGAAAACTGTCCAAGAAACTCAAGGGAGAATTAGCAAAGGAATTTGCACCTGCAACACCACCTTCTACACCCTACAATCCATCCACTACTGATTCATCTGAAACTGAACATGACTCTttggaaaatgaggaatttaTGCTGAAACTCATGTGGTCTCTTTCTGAAGAAGTGGACAGTAGTGAAGATGAAGATCATTCTGAAATGCCTGTTGAGAGAGGGGAGCATTCAGCAGAAACAATTCAGTATGCAGATTGCCTAGCTAGCCACATAATTTCAGTAGCGACTGAAATGGCTGCTTCCCATTTAGGTggtaaaacaaatgaaagagaagCTGGCAGGCAGGCTCCATTGGAGATGCAAAAGAAAAGATGCAGATATACTGCATTTGTAAATATCCCAGAAGAGACATGCAATTCCTTGTGGAATTATGCAGGTGATATGGCAGGAAAAGTCATCAATGAGGCCAAGAAAGTAGTGAAATCAAGGCATTGCAAGCTGTTGAGGTTGAAGAGGGTTAACTGCCAGGTGGATTGCTTTTATGTGAGTAAAGGCAATAAAGATGGTAATTCAAAGGAATGGTGTGGCCCAGTACAGGACCAGTGGCTGGGGGAGAGAGATTCATCTGGGCTTCCTTTACCACAAGGTTCAGGCACAACAGGTTTGACTTCCAAGTACCCAAGCTGTGAAAGTGTGACTGACGAGTATGCAGATCACGTTATCCGTGTTCTGAAAAGAGAAGGAGGTAATGCCGAGCTCTTGGTGGATCAGTACGCCAGCAGACTTGCTTACAGGTCTATCAAATCGGGCTTGCAGCAAGCTGCTAGAAAAACCAAATTCAGATACAGCAGAAAGACATTTCCTGGCCAAAATGCACAGGTAAATGGTAAGCTGGAGGTGATCAAAGCAGGGAATAAAGATGCAGTACAGCAGGTGAAAAGCAGCATTCATCGCTGTGAAGGCCAAATGTTTGAGAGGAGTGTCTGCACACAGCGAATGGAATGTACAGAGTTGTTACATTTTTCCGAATCTCTTGCCCACAGTATCACTTGTGATGTCaggaagaaactgaaaatgtcGGGAGCATGTTTGCCAAAGTCTCTTACAGATTCCTGTCTGTATAAAAAGACTGAATTTGATGAAGTCACAGGGGATCTCATTAAAACAAAGTTTTCTAGAAcgtttcttcctttctccccagATCATAAACTCTATCATAGTACAGgtaatataaatgaaaatggCTACAGTGAAGGTATAATTCAAGCTATAGAACAATATGCTAGGAAAGTAGCAGATGATACTCTAGAAATGAGTTTAGAGTCAGCTGTTCTCCATGtggctgaaaacagaaaaaatggggataagCTCTCACACACTGAGAAACTGTCTCCTTTTCCTGGAACTGTCTGTAGATGCTGCAGTATGAAGGAACATCGGAACTGTACAGAAAGTATGTCCCATCATCTACCTGCACAAGGATCCTGCATTCCAGTGAGGCGTTTTCTTCATTCTGGATTGGGTGGTGCCTGTCAAAATTCAAGAGTGTTTCAGCTCgatattcccaaaattcacGTTGATGTAGAACAGAGGACAGTGTTTTCTGACAAGGGAGCTACTGCAGCCGTAGAGAAAGCCGAAAGAGAACTGAGTTACACAAGTTTGACAGCTGACAGTGGTATTGGACAAGATGGAGTCAGTTTTGCTGAAAGCCTTACTACTGAAATAATGACATCCGCTATGACTAATATTGGTCAGGCAGTTACCATAAG CTCTGTTGGAAGAGAAGGATTTCACTCTGTTGAATCTGTTGTTAGCCAGCAGATGAGTCTTAGTATTGGTGATGATAGCACTGGGAGTTGGTCCAATCTAAGTTTTGAAGATGAACATCCTGATGAGAGCAGCAGTTTTCTTCACCTAAGTGACAG tgaTGGAACAGAAGATAAAGATGAGGATTCCAAGGATGCTGTAGAAG TTTTGGAGCAAGTGCAGAAGACTTTATCAATAATGAATATTGATCTGGAACCAAATCTAGTGGACccgcagctcagagcagcactcCAATGGCTGGCAGCTTCTGAAACAGAAGTGTCTGACCTTCACTTCTGCGACACCGCTGCAAGGGAATTCGTCTTT CTTTCTAGAAGACTGAGAGAAAGAGATTGGAAAGTTGGAGATCTCTTACAAGCAGTGCTGAAATATTGTGAAATGATAGAGACGACATCGGATGGAGAGCAAGCTCTGAGTAAATCTCTGGTCAGTTGGCTTCtggaaaatgtctga